From one Nitrospira sp. MA-1 genomic stretch:
- a CDS encoding AsmA family protein codes for MWIRRILLSIVGLAFILVILVAVGIAALNSQWFLHLAESKATEFAGRQVKIGALALDFGRISRLRVENLSIANPSWASDLSLASVNRLEVGIDILPLLKGDLVIPDVQATAPVIHLERSGRGTTNWSIADEGNSSNSNQPTEESGEADPALNLPRIESVTVNGGRLTYLDPQHDIFLALSIFGTKGKPPTDQERLIAEGGGHVAGDPVTIGLSAGTESPQPPSPENPIQVGLKISTVETNLAIEGTVDALLTPETANLDFQLEGQNLSRWNELLAIELPALPGYQLTGALALADDIWSIDPMKAIVANSDLAGTIRVISEADPIRIEGDLHSSRLDVAQLQGFMPQQQDSDPLAVKAGNLLDVIAHAGWEAGLTYRADVIATGEMPVHHVNIVMRLQDDMLTIESLSGDVAGTHLTIGTQVSVKGRTAESRLSLQAENLKSTDGRDDEVIPESGTNPREGFPGTVGVELAMNIHTIRGSDQGKDLRESSGRPDSIHSVEWSTLDIENVDIRYDDPFLNTHVQMQIGENSPERLIVKAKGLYRNERIDMTVTAPAMKTFANLPPDSQSRKHLSADIKLADTTASLSAMVEPVWPPIWLDIAFSMSSESPDTLAAIFDVELPALDRLALNGSLSRRTHLWNLQKFSAIIGESDISGQASIDLSDELNFKGELQSNTLNVASLMPENGKDTPTAQAITSVPESSEQDTFQRHSPERLLPPWLNKLQGVLGLQVEHLVLPGATLKDVTVRTTLDNGLLRISPMNIHLGGGVIKTTAQLDLGNPSWSGHLQTDIREVNLNKAMQTLGRESGELGQVNGRLALSLPAARQTAKHPLNTDALLDRLRIDEMHLRYDDPALQAKTDLRLMADSVASGIQVTGTVEYRENPVEVSITTGSIRQALQDYGAMPVDATFTTQETTLRLEGNVGELFPVAKFKGTVGMKGPDPARLGEAIGIPLPHLPPYRLSARVHREQEAESQQSFNLSDLDGTIGDSDVAGTLRVTTGGEHPMIFARLETRTLDLDDLAGLIGASRDPDESASPEQEAQAEAAEKRKTLLPNKPIDFTQLRKLDADVEYRAKGVKAPDLPLNDFSLNVVIQDGHMQMDRLDFGVATGTVAMQLEVNAHESPAQGKLHSHFDHINLSQLLARFEVANDSFGDIGGRATLWMQGESLANWFASADGGLYLTMTGGKIDALLVELAGLDFTESAAVFLSTDTRVKIECAYTDMQARSGIVTIHPFLLDTKDTKFKGHGSIDLRQEKMNLTIEPYPQDFTILSSRGPLHVMGTFSKPEFSVEPSFPSPELGMADDSARCTGMVDALRNARKEQLAENN; via the coding sequence ATGTGGATTCGTAGAATTCTGCTCTCGATTGTTGGACTGGCTTTCATCCTTGTCATCCTGGTGGCCGTGGGTATTGCCGCGCTGAACTCTCAATGGTTTCTCCATTTGGCTGAATCCAAGGCAACGGAATTTGCTGGTCGCCAAGTCAAGATTGGCGCATTGGCCTTGGACTTCGGCCGAATCTCTCGATTACGAGTCGAGAATCTATCAATCGCGAACCCATCATGGGCATCAGATCTCTCCCTCGCATCCGTTAATCGGTTAGAGGTGGGGATCGACATTCTCCCGCTCTTGAAGGGTGACCTGGTCATTCCTGACGTGCAGGCGACGGCGCCAGTAATCCATCTCGAACGATCTGGTCGGGGAACAACCAATTGGTCAATAGCGGATGAAGGAAATTCCTCCAACAGTAACCAACCCACTGAAGAGTCGGGCGAAGCGGACCCGGCTCTCAATCTGCCTCGTATTGAATCTGTGACAGTCAACGGCGGGCGCCTCACCTATCTGGATCCGCAGCATGATATTTTTCTTGCCCTTTCGATCTTTGGAACCAAGGGAAAACCACCTACGGACCAAGAGCGTCTTATTGCTGAAGGTGGAGGACATGTCGCTGGAGACCCAGTGACAATCGGACTGTCCGCAGGAACGGAATCGCCGCAGCCACCCTCACCGGAAAATCCCATCCAGGTAGGATTAAAGATTAGCACCGTCGAAACCAATCTGGCCATTGAAGGGACTGTTGATGCGTTGCTCACACCCGAGACGGCAAATCTGGATTTCCAATTGGAAGGACAAAATCTTTCAAGATGGAATGAGTTATTAGCCATTGAACTCCCTGCCCTCCCCGGATATCAACTGACCGGGGCTCTTGCCCTGGCGGATGACATCTGGTCGATTGATCCCATGAAAGCGATTGTCGCAAACAGCGATCTTGCGGGAACGATTCGAGTGATATCGGAAGCCGATCCTATTCGCATAGAAGGAGATCTCCATTCGTCACGGCTGGATGTGGCTCAACTGCAGGGATTTATGCCTCAACAACAAGATAGCGATCCCTTAGCGGTCAAGGCAGGGAATCTTCTGGATGTGATCGCCCATGCCGGCTGGGAGGCCGGCCTCACCTACCGTGCCGATGTGATTGCCACCGGTGAAATGCCCGTTCACCATGTCAACATCGTCATGCGCCTGCAAGATGACATGCTCACAATCGAATCATTATCCGGAGACGTGGCCGGGACCCATCTCACGATCGGGACACAGGTTTCCGTGAAAGGAAGGACGGCGGAAAGTCGCCTGTCCTTGCAAGCTGAAAACCTGAAATCGACTGATGGAAGAGACGACGAAGTCATCCCCGAATCCGGGACGAATCCCAGAGAAGGATTTCCCGGAACCGTCGGAGTGGAATTGGCCATGAATATTCACACGATTCGTGGATCGGATCAGGGGAAGGATTTACGGGAATCCTCCGGCCGGCCAGATTCTATTCATTCCGTTGAATGGAGCACACTCGATATCGAGAATGTTGATATCCGGTATGATGATCCCTTCTTAAACACGCACGTCCAGATGCAGATCGGTGAAAATAGCCCGGAGAGATTGATCGTCAAAGCTAAAGGTCTGTATCGAAACGAACGCATTGACATGACCGTGACGGCTCCTGCAATGAAAACGTTTGCTAATCTCCCTCCTGACAGTCAATCCCGGAAACATCTGTCGGCCGACATCAAACTGGCAGACACCACGGCTTCGCTTTCTGCCATGGTCGAACCTGTGTGGCCGCCCATCTGGCTAGACATTGCCTTCTCCATGAGCAGTGAGTCTCCGGATACCCTTGCCGCCATATTCGATGTTGAACTTCCTGCCTTAGACCGATTGGCCCTCAACGGATCACTCTCCAGACGGACACACCTCTGGAATCTCCAAAAATTTTCCGCCATCATCGGTGAGAGCGACATCTCCGGACAAGCCTCCATCGATTTGTCTGACGAATTGAACTTCAAGGGGGAACTGCAGTCGAATACCCTGAATGTTGCATCGCTGATGCCGGAAAACGGGAAGGACACCCCGACGGCACAAGCCATAACATCAGTTCCTGAATCTTCGGAGCAGGATACTTTCCAACGCCATTCGCCGGAGAGGCTTCTCCCACCCTGGCTGAACAAACTCCAGGGCGTACTCGGCCTACAGGTCGAACACCTGGTATTGCCCGGCGCGACACTCAAGGATGTGACGGTTCGAACAACTCTCGACAATGGACTCCTTCGCATTTCGCCCATGAACATTCACCTTGGCGGTGGCGTCATCAAAACAACAGCACAACTGGACCTCGGCAACCCATCATGGTCAGGTCATCTTCAGACCGACATCCGGGAAGTTAATCTCAACAAGGCTATGCAGACCCTGGGCCGCGAGTCCGGAGAATTGGGTCAGGTCAACGGCCGTCTCGCTCTGAGTCTTCCCGCGGCCCGTCAGACCGCGAAACATCCTCTCAATACCGACGCCTTACTCGATCGATTGCGCATCGATGAAATGCATCTGCGTTACGACGATCCAGCGTTACAGGCAAAGACGGATTTGCGCCTCATGGCAGATAGTGTCGCATCCGGAATTCAAGTCACGGGCACGGTTGAATATCGAGAAAACCCTGTAGAGGTGTCCATCACAACGGGTTCCATACGCCAGGCCTTGCAAGACTATGGCGCAATGCCGGTGGACGCGACTTTTACAACACAAGAAACCACCCTTAGGCTTGAAGGCAATGTTGGTGAGTTGTTTCCGGTAGCGAAATTTAAGGGGACAGTCGGGATGAAAGGTCCTGATCCCGCTCGTCTGGGCGAAGCTATCGGCATTCCTCTTCCGCACCTTCCACCCTACCGATTAAGCGCACGAGTTCATCGCGAGCAAGAGGCTGAGAGCCAACAGAGTTTTAACTTGAGTGACCTAGACGGCACCATCGGCGACAGTGACGTTGCAGGAACATTACGTGTGACGACCGGCGGGGAGCATCCGATGATATTTGCGCGATTGGAGACACGTACACTCGACCTGGATGACCTGGCCGGCCTCATCGGCGCATCTCGGGATCCGGACGAGTCAGCTTCACCGGAACAGGAAGCTCAAGCTGAGGCAGCCGAAAAGCGTAAGACCCTCTTGCCGAACAAACCTATCGACTTCACTCAACTCCGTAAATTAGACGCGGATGTAGAATATCGCGCCAAAGGAGTCAAGGCACCCGATCTCCCCCTGAATGATTTTTCACTGAATGTGGTTATTCAGGACGGACACATGCAGATGGATCGGCTGGATTTTGGCGTGGCCACGGGGACAGTGGCCATGCAACTTGAGGTCAATGCCCATGAATCACCAGCACAAGGCAAGCTTCATAGTCATTTCGATCACATCAATTTAAGTCAATTGCTTGCCCGCTTCGAGGTGGCGAATGATTCTTTTGGCGATATCGGAGGACGTGCCACACTTTGGATGCAAGGAGAATCCCTGGCGAATTGGTTCGCCTCGGCCGACGGGGGTCTTTACCTAACGATGACCGGAGGGAAAATCGATGCTTTGTTGGTGGAATTGGCCGGATTAGACTTCACCGAATCAGCGGCGGTATTCCTGAGCACGGATACGCGTGTCAAGATAGAATGCGCCTACACCGACATGCAGGCCCGCAGTGGTATTGTGACCATCCACCCATTCTTACTGGATACCAAAGACACCAAATTCAAAGGTCACGGATCGATCGATCTTCGTCAGGAAAAGATGAATCTGACCATAGAGCCCTATCCCCAGGATTTCACCATCCTGAGTTCACGCGGCCCCTTGCACGTCATGGGCACATTTTCAAAGCCGGAATTTTCAGTCGAACCTTCTTTTCCCTCTCCTGAGTTGGGAATGGCTGACGATAGCGCCCGCTGTACGGGCATGGTTGACGCGCTTAGGAACGCCAGAAAGGAGCAACTGGCAGAGAACAACTGA
- a CDS encoding VCBS repeat-containing protein, whose product MNTSRTSGWIVGLAAVVLTMGTTSMAPAAGFTAYNDLAWGTGQLETNITKFTSPNGGSGLPATGLLKDFATGLDTDVTMTVAGGQFVAGANDLQGADPTTGDAFAIFDGKVNGKGVLTYIDDVNNSLVLTFSGLNPGKTYNLTFYAHRNNNEWDRASLVTLSGQDAFTNTSSVATDNPNAGTYPGGVLFTGPTSASTRLPADNDNGYVAQFSGIDPGSDGTVVLTISFDGSVGEQYKGKYGSAVRLIESSGSGGQDLNGDDKADLVFRNTNGNAAVWLLNGAAAPLSIVSLGGISAEWEVEGVGDTDADGNADIIWRNTTTGAVAVWLMNGGTRISAGFPGTASTAWSIQGVGDLNGDGKADLVFRHTNGNVAVWLLNGTATPSSTGSLGVVSSDYQISGVGDTDADGNADIIWRNTTNGAVAVWLMNGLTRTSVGFPGTASTAWTIQGVGDLNGDGKADLVFRNTNGNAAVWLLNGTATPSSTGSLGAVSPVWQLRQVGDTDADGNADIIWRNTSSGAVAVWLMNGVTRTSVGFPGTASTAWEIQP is encoded by the coding sequence ATGAATACGTCTCGGACTAGCGGGTGGATAGTGGGCCTAGCGGCGGTGGTCTTGACCATGGGGACGACCTCTATGGCTCCGGCAGCTGGTTTTACCGCCTATAATGATCTGGCTTGGGGGACTGGGCAACTGGAAACGAATATCACGAAGTTCACTTCTCCGAATGGGGGCTCTGGCCTTCCTGCCACCGGCCTACTGAAAGATTTTGCTACCGGCCTGGATACGGACGTGACCATGACCGTGGCCGGCGGTCAATTTGTTGCCGGGGCCAATGATCTGCAAGGGGCAGACCCGACTACCGGTGATGCCTTTGCGATCTTTGATGGGAAGGTCAACGGGAAGGGCGTGCTTACCTATATCGATGATGTGAATAATTCCCTTGTGTTGACATTTAGCGGGCTAAACCCTGGCAAAACGTATAATCTGACCTTCTATGCTCATCGAAACAATAACGAGTGGGATCGAGCTTCCCTGGTAACTCTTTCCGGGCAGGACGCCTTTACGAATACGAGTTCCGTTGCGACTGATAATCCTAATGCGGGAACGTATCCTGGGGGTGTGCTGTTTACGGGGCCGACAAGTGCTTCTACAAGATTGCCAGCGGACAACGATAATGGCTATGTGGCCCAGTTTAGTGGCATTGATCCCGGTAGCGATGGGACGGTGGTGCTGACTATCAGTTTTGATGGAAGCGTAGGTGAGCAATATAAGGGAAAGTATGGCAGCGCGGTTCGGCTGATTGAGTCATCAGGTTCAGGTGGACAGGATTTGAATGGAGATGACAAAGCTGACCTTGTTTTTAGGAATACGAATGGTAATGCTGCAGTGTGGCTGTTGAATGGGGCAGCAGCGCCCCTGTCCATCGTCTCTCTCGGAGGGATAAGTGCCGAATGGGAGGTAGAGGGAGTAGGCGATACCGATGCCGATGGCAACGCGGACATTATCTGGCGCAATACCACTACGGGCGCGGTGGCGGTGTGGTTGATGAACGGAGGAACCCGGATTTCGGCGGGCTTTCCCGGCACAGCGTCGACCGCATGGTCTATTCAGGGAGTCGGGGATCTCAATGGGGACGGCAAGGCCGACCTGGTCTTTAGACACACGAATGGCAACGTGGCGGTCTGGTTGCTGAATGGGACCGCAACGCCCTCTTCTACCGGATCCTTAGGTGTGGTGAGCTCCGACTATCAGATTTCAGGGGTGGGTGATACCGATGCCGACGGCAATGCGGATATCATTTGGCGCAATACCACGAACGGCGCGGTGGCGGTGTGGTTGATGAATGGGTTGACCCGGACCTCTGTGGGCTTTCCCGGCACAGCGTCGACGGCGTGGACCATCCAGGGAGTCGGTGACCTGAATGGGGATGGCAAGGCCGATCTGGTCTTTAGAAACACGAATGGCAACGCGGCGGTCTGGTTGCTGAATGGGACCGCAACACCCTCTTCTACCGGCTCCTTAGGTGCGGTGAGCCCGGTCTGGCAGTTGAGACAAGTAGGCGACACGGATGCCGATGGCAACGCGGATATTATCTGGCGCAATACCTCGAGCGGCGCGGTGGCGGTGTGGTTGATGAACGGGGTGACCAGGACTTCCGTGGGCTTCCCCGGCACGGCGTCGACGGCTTGGGAAATTCAACCTTAG
- a CDS encoding BON domain-containing protein: MRLLMDRSRKPSCRNLWCPITFVCVLFLTFNAAGCGTHLGADAEVSDRNEQMAAEVKVALVQEAGLNAAPIDVKVQNGVVTLGGFVEKESHRQAAERAAGRVGGVQSVINHLQVK, translated from the coding sequence ATGCGTCTACTTATGGACCGGTCACGAAAACCTTCCTGCCGAAATTTATGGTGTCCTATCACATTTGTGTGTGTGCTGTTCCTCACATTTAATGCGGCCGGATGCGGCACTCATCTCGGTGCAGACGCAGAGGTTTCCGACCGGAATGAGCAGATGGCCGCTGAGGTTAAAGTGGCGTTGGTTCAAGAAGCCGGTTTGAACGCCGCTCCTATTGATGTCAAAGTCCAAAATGGCGTAGTGACTTTGGGGGGATTCGTTGAAAAAGAGTCCCACCGGCAGGCGGCAGAGAGAGCCGCCGGTCGTGTTGGAGGGGTCCAATCGGTCATAAATCATCTTCAAGTTAAATGA
- a CDS encoding redoxin domain-containing protein, which produces MMQIGQTIPDGTYQAFHKEQIRSLTLSECQGKWLVLVFYPGDFTFICPTELQELAELYPEFQKLGAEVLSVSTDSVFVHKAWHDTSPAIKNIQFPMVADTTGRLSRDFGTYLEDEGVSLRGSFLIDPDGVLKVGEIHDNSIGRNGRELLRKLQAAVHVREGKGEVCPASWSPGDKTLKPGLDLVGKI; this is translated from the coding sequence ATGATGCAAATTGGACAGACGATCCCGGATGGCACATACCAGGCTTTCCACAAAGAGCAAATTCGTTCACTGACTCTGTCGGAATGTCAGGGAAAGTGGCTGGTGCTGGTGTTTTATCCGGGAGATTTCACGTTTATTTGTCCAACTGAATTGCAAGAACTGGCAGAGTTGTATCCGGAATTTCAAAAACTGGGGGCTGAGGTTCTTAGCGTCAGCACCGATTCGGTCTTTGTGCATAAAGCCTGGCACGATACCTCGCCTGCCATAAAAAATATTCAGTTTCCCATGGTAGCTGATACGACGGGCCGCCTAAGCCGGGATTTCGGAACCTATTTGGAGGATGAAGGGGTATCGTTACGCGGGAGCTTTCTCATCGATCCGGACGGTGTGCTCAAAGTTGGAGAAATTCACGATAATAGCATTGGACGGAATGGTCGGGAGCTCTTACGAAAACTCCAGGCTGCCGTCCATGTTAGAGAAGGAAAAGGCGAAGTATGTCCCGCCAGCTGGTCCCCCGGCGATAAGACCTTGAAGCCAGGGTTGGATCTGGTTGGGAAAATTTAA
- a CDS encoding HAD hydrolase family protein — MRYLALATDYDGTLALHGRVHESTIRSLEKLLTTNRKLLLVTGRELDDLLNVFPHPYLFDWIVAENGLLLYKPSSKETITLADMPSEDFIMRLRSRGIPISVGRNIVSTVRPHETVVLEVVRDLGLDIQLIFNKEAVMMLPAGFSKATGLEKALRKMGLSPHNVAGIGDAENDLPFLGMVECSAAVGNALPAIKDRADIVTEGEHGDGVVEFIRQLLADDLQSIDPSLHRHYVVLGSTETEQEVQISPYGPNLLLVGSSGSGKSTLSTGIIERLTDKHYQCCIIDPEGDYESLEQAVVLGDMNHIPNTKEVINILENPDTNLVINLVGLPIQERPSFFQNIFKDLQDFRARTGRPHWIVLDETHHLMPAEWDTPFPTPSPHTLLMITVHPDQMAADALAAIDCVVVIGKSPGERLEAFTNSVGESLPSFEDHPLQPGEAIFWKRSGGTLPVRFRIHPNRGERRRHRRKYAEGELGPDRSFYFQGPERKLNLRAQNLMLFLQLAEGLDPETWMYHLKRHDYSSWAQDCIKDKTLAAEIREIESTESLEHGQSLAHIKSAIESRYVLSPHPSSPPPPSPLST; from the coding sequence ATGAGATATTTAGCGCTGGCTACCGATTATGACGGCACTCTTGCCCTTCATGGGCGCGTTCACGAATCGACCATTCGAAGTCTTGAAAAACTCCTAACCACTAATCGAAAGCTTCTTCTGGTCACAGGCCGGGAACTGGATGATCTACTGAATGTATTTCCTCACCCTTATTTATTTGATTGGATTGTCGCGGAGAATGGGCTTTTGTTGTACAAACCTTCTTCCAAAGAAACGATCACACTGGCGGATATGCCGTCTGAAGATTTCATCATGCGGCTTCGTTCCCGGGGCATTCCCATTTCAGTCGGACGAAATATCGTCTCCACCGTCCGGCCGCATGAAACTGTCGTATTGGAAGTGGTCCGTGATCTCGGACTGGATATCCAACTGATATTCAATAAAGAAGCCGTCATGATGCTTCCCGCCGGATTCAGTAAAGCGACCGGCCTGGAAAAAGCGCTACGCAAAATGGGCCTATCACCACACAATGTCGCCGGAATTGGCGATGCCGAGAATGACCTGCCCTTTCTAGGAATGGTGGAATGCTCCGCAGCAGTCGGCAATGCCCTCCCGGCCATCAAAGACCGCGCCGATATCGTGACTGAAGGAGAGCACGGAGACGGAGTAGTGGAGTTTATCCGGCAACTTCTGGCTGACGACTTACAATCAATTGACCCGTCCCTACACCGACATTACGTGGTGCTGGGATCCACAGAGACGGAGCAGGAAGTCCAGATCAGTCCGTATGGTCCGAACCTCCTCCTGGTCGGTTCATCGGGAAGCGGAAAATCCACGCTCTCAACCGGCATCATTGAACGTCTCACAGATAAGCATTATCAATGCTGCATTATCGATCCTGAAGGCGATTATGAATCGTTAGAACAGGCTGTGGTCCTGGGTGACATGAATCACATCCCCAACACAAAGGAAGTCATCAATATTCTGGAAAATCCGGATACGAACCTCGTCATCAATCTGGTGGGTCTGCCGATACAGGAACGTCCTTCTTTTTTTCAAAACATCTTTAAGGATCTTCAGGATTTCAGAGCACGAACCGGGCGCCCCCATTGGATTGTACTGGATGAGACTCATCATCTGATGCCGGCAGAATGGGATACGCCTTTCCCCACCCCATCACCACATACCCTGCTGATGATCACGGTGCATCCCGATCAAATGGCTGCCGACGCCCTTGCCGCTATTGATTGTGTCGTGGTGATTGGCAAATCTCCAGGCGAGCGATTGGAGGCTTTCACCAATTCGGTGGGGGAATCCCTGCCTTCCTTCGAGGACCATCCTCTCCAACCGGGGGAGGCGATATTCTGGAAACGGTCCGGTGGGACTCTGCCGGTTCGATTCCGGATACACCCCAATAGGGGCGAGCGGAGGCGCCATCGTCGAAAGTACGCGGAAGGAGAATTAGGCCCTGATCGCAGCTTTTACTTTCAAGGTCCGGAAAGAAAACTGAACCTTCGAGCTCAAAATCTGATGCTCTTTCTTCAACTGGCAGAAGGACTGGATCCTGAAACGTGGATGTATCATTTGAAGCGGCATGATTATTCATCCTGGGCTCAGGATTGCATTAAAGATAAAACGCTGGCCGCCGAGATTCGGGAAATAGAATCCACTGAATCGCTAGAACATGGGCAAAGTCTGGCTCATATCAAATCCGCCATTGAATCCCGGTATGTCCTCTCTCCACATCCTTCCTCCCCACCTCCTCCTTCCCCCTTATCTACTTAG
- a CDS encoding catalase → MAKKQPTQSSPTSTRKTAKYADQTVEIGTGGEVHQTSGKTNPVLTTQQGIPVADDQNSLKIGERGPTALEDFHFREKMFHFDHERIPERVVHARGFGAHGYFENYESLADVTRADLFQRARDKTPAFVRFSTVAGNKGSFDLARDVRGFAVKLYTKEGNWDLVGNNMPVFFIQDAMKFPDLVHAAKAEPDRGFPQAQTAHDNFWDFISLTPESMHMIMWTMSDRAIPRSFRFMEGFGVHTFRLINGQGKSTFVKFHWKPKLGMQSVVWNEAVKINGADPDFHRRDLWSAIQQGDYPEWELGLQLFDDNFAEQFNFDVLDATKLIPEEILPIRRVGRLVLDRCVDNFFAETEQVAFCTQNIVPGIDFSNDPLLQGRNFSYLDTQLKRLGSPNFTHIPINAPKCPFSHFQQDGHMAMQNPKGRANYEPNSWPGEAGGPRESPEKGFTSYPADEEGPKVRVRSETFADHYSQARQFYISQTEVEQTHIANALVFELSKVEHPEIRTRMVSHLLNIHQDLAKQVAKGLRLKDMPKPADAAKPTREDLEPSPALSILLNSPNTFKGRKLGVLITDGVDIKIFKSLKAAVKSEGAMMEIVAPGVGGVEASDGTWIEAAQKIDGGPSVLYDAVALLPSEEGALALAKVPAARDFVADAFAHMKFIGYVEAVTPLFQKAGVQESQDAGFIALDKGKGSSQFLETCRKLRFWDRAVPS, encoded by the coding sequence ATGGCCAAAAAGCAACCCACTCAATCTTCTCCTACTTCCACCCGTAAAACTGCGAAATACGCAGACCAAACTGTCGAGATCGGTACAGGAGGGGAGGTCCATCAGACAAGCGGAAAAACCAATCCGGTATTAACTACTCAGCAGGGCATTCCCGTCGCGGATGACCAAAACTCGCTGAAAATCGGAGAGCGGGGTCCAACCGCATTGGAAGACTTTCACTTTCGGGAGAAGATGTTTCATTTTGACCATGAACGGATCCCAGAACGGGTTGTGCATGCCCGCGGGTTCGGAGCTCATGGGTATTTTGAAAACTACGAATCCCTGGCAGATGTCACCAGAGCCGACCTCTTTCAACGAGCACGTGATAAAACACCGGCATTCGTCCGGTTTTCTACCGTAGCCGGCAATAAGGGCTCCTTCGATTTGGCAAGAGACGTCAGGGGATTTGCCGTAAAGCTGTATACTAAAGAGGGAAATTGGGATCTTGTCGGCAATAATATGCCCGTCTTCTTTATTCAGGACGCCATGAAATTTCCAGACCTCGTTCACGCAGCCAAAGCGGAACCGGATCGTGGATTTCCCCAGGCGCAAACCGCGCATGATAACTTTTGGGACTTTATCTCTCTGACTCCCGAAAGTATGCATATGATCATGTGGACCATGTCCGACAGGGCTATCCCCCGCTCCTTTCGTTTCATGGAAGGGTTTGGCGTTCATACATTCCGGCTGATCAATGGCCAGGGAAAATCGACGTTCGTGAAATTTCACTGGAAACCCAAATTGGGGATGCAATCGGTGGTGTGGAACGAAGCCGTAAAAATTAATGGAGCCGACCCGGACTTCCATCGCCGGGATTTATGGAGTGCCATTCAGCAGGGTGATTATCCGGAATGGGAACTGGGCCTTCAGCTTTTTGATGATAATTTTGCTGAACAATTCAATTTTGATGTGCTCGATGCGACCAAACTCATTCCGGAAGAAATCCTACCAATTCGACGCGTGGGCCGGCTCGTTCTGGATCGCTGTGTGGACAATTTCTTTGCTGAGACCGAACAGGTCGCCTTTTGTACGCAAAACATTGTGCCGGGCATCGATTTTTCAAATGACCCCTTATTACAAGGGCGGAACTTTTCCTACCTCGACACGCAGCTCAAACGGCTTGGCAGTCCGAATTTCACTCACATCCCCATCAACGCTCCCAAATGTCCGTTCAGTCATTTTCAACAGGACGGCCATATGGCCATGCAGAATCCGAAAGGCCGTGCCAACTATGAACCAAATTCCTGGCCCGGGGAAGCGGGAGGTCCCAGGGAATCCCCGGAGAAGGGATTTACCTCATATCCTGCAGATGAGGAAGGGCCAAAAGTACGGGTTCGGTCAGAAACTTTTGCCGATCATTACAGCCAGGCCCGACAATTTTATATTAGCCAGACCGAAGTGGAACAAACCCACATCGCGAATGCCTTAGTCTTTGAATTAAGCAAAGTGGAACATCCTGAAATCCGGACTCGTATGGTTTCTCATCTGCTGAATATTCACCAGGATTTGGCTAAACAAGTGGCCAAGGGTCTGCGCCTGAAGGACATGCCTAAGCCTGCGGATGCGGCAAAACCTACACGAGAGGACCTTGAGCCATCACCCGCGCTCAGCATTCTTCTCAATAGTCCCAATACCTTTAAAGGGCGAAAGCTTGGAGTGCTCATCACCGACGGAGTCGATATAAAAATATTTAAATCACTCAAAGCCGCCGTCAAGTCGGAAGGGGCGATGATGGAGATTGTGGCCCCCGGCGTGGGGGGAGTAGAAGCCAGCGACGGAACGTGGATTGAAGCGGCCCAAAAAATTGATGGTGGGCCCTCGGTGCTGTATGACGCAGTGGCACTTTTACCTTCCGAAGAAGGAGCGCTGGCCTTGGCCAAGGTTCCTGCCGCCAGAGATTTTGTGGCAGATGCCTTTGCTCACATGAAGTTTATTGGTTACGTGGAAGCCGTTACTCCTCTGTTTCAGAAGGCCGGAGTGCAGGAGAGTCAAGACGCTGGTTTCATTGCCCTTGATAAGGGGAAGGGATCAAGTCAATTTCTTGAAACGTGCCGAAAGCTTCGTTTCTGGGATCGCGCCGTTCCTTCATAA